Proteins encoded within one genomic window of Candidatus Reconcilbacillus cellulovorans:
- a CDS encoding MgtC/SapB transporter → MTFRLVLALALGGLIGFEREWGGHPAGFRTHILVCLGSAVVMLLSEYGFSQFAAEPNVQMDPARLAAQVISGIGFLGAGTILRTGFTISGLTTAASLWVVAAIGLAAGAGFYYGAVVSTVLAVISLFFLNKLEKIFSQAKKEREVIVRFRRGTPALSGVVALFAGSGVQISKLTVESDDEADIEVAHMLVKVKVKNAWRPEQLTAELLSVEGVVGAELPGGGA, encoded by the coding sequence ATGACGTTCCGCCTGGTGCTGGCGCTCGCGCTGGGCGGGCTGATCGGCTTCGAGCGGGAATGGGGCGGCCATCCCGCGGGTTTTCGGACGCACATTCTCGTCTGTCTCGGCTCGGCGGTCGTCATGCTGTTGTCGGAATACGGTTTTTCCCAGTTCGCGGCGGAGCCGAACGTGCAGATGGACCCCGCGCGGCTGGCGGCCCAAGTGATCAGCGGCATCGGTTTTCTCGGCGCGGGCACGATTTTGCGCACCGGGTTCACGATTTCCGGACTGACGACCGCCGCTTCGCTTTGGGTCGTCGCGGCGATCGGCCTTGCGGCCGGGGCGGGCTTCTACTATGGGGCGGTCGTGTCGACCGTGCTAGCGGTCATCAGCCTGTTTTTTTTAAATAAATTAGAAAAAATATTTTCTCAAGCCAAAAAGGAACGCGAAGTGATCGTTCGTTTTCGGCGCGGAACGCCCGCTTTGAGCGGCGTCGTGGCGCTGTTTGCCGGATCGGGCGTGCAGATTTCGAAACTGACGGTCGAAAGCGACGATGAAGCGGATATCGAGGTCGCCCACATGCTGGTGAAAGTCAAGGTCAAAAACGCTTGGCGGCCGGAGCAGCTGACCGCAGAACTGCTGTCGGTCGAAGGCGTGGTTGGGGCGGAACTGCCGGGCGGCGGCGCGTGA
- a CDS encoding ABC transporter substrate-binding protein produces MKRWLTAVMVAALALGPVACGKSGESGGQAQSSPAQSSSGQGNAPSADAIAKATFKYDPAITLTTVAGLNANAAIFKQGETIEDNVHTRLIKERLGIDIKYNWVVTNTNDAYKTKLRLMLSSGEKMPDVVAYRGDMETVHLLIDSGQFMAVDELVEKYAHPEYKKGLELDPTIWYPITRNGKKMALPILDYAYNDNHVLWIREDWLKKLNLKAPETIDEMEKVMDAFVNGDPDGNGKKDTWGLAVGFKNGFNNWMTDIGFLFGAYGTMPGQWNLVNGKLEHGSINPAAKQALATLRRWMEKGYIPQDAAMKDEVQGAEYFTSGRAGMIVGRNWLPAWPFGDLEKNVPTAEYKAYPLPAGPDGKRGAAGGNPPVNGYLFINKDAKHPEAVLLYYNWFFENTANPKPGSEFEYGFAKGYDYAIAPDGTVIRSNTEAKKYPELFPGVDLNNSLPNPLFYTITYEGARIPTLYADALVKVANGGKPETPYEKAEIASRKPQNIYAMKVVMDYKDAVYKNYYTGPITDTMASKNELLNKLLNETYNKIIYGQAPLEAFDTMVQNWLKSGGEQITKEVNDWYAKVSQR; encoded by the coding sequence ATGAAACGATGGTTGACCGCAGTCATGGTCGCGGCGCTCGCGCTCGGGCCGGTCGCCTGCGGCAAGTCCGGGGAAAGCGGCGGACAGGCGCAGTCGAGTCCGGCGCAATCGAGTTCGGGGCAGGGCAACGCGCCTTCGGCCGACGCCATCGCCAAAGCAACGTTTAAGTACGATCCCGCGATCACGCTGACCACGGTGGCGGGGCTCAACGCGAACGCTGCCATTTTCAAGCAAGGCGAGACGATCGAGGACAACGTCCATACCCGGCTGATCAAGGAACGACTCGGCATCGACATCAAGTACAACTGGGTCGTCACCAACACCAACGACGCTTATAAGACGAAGCTGCGGCTGATGCTGTCTTCCGGCGAAAAAATGCCGGACGTCGTCGCCTACCGCGGTGACATGGAAACCGTCCATCTCTTGATCGACTCCGGCCAGTTCATGGCGGTCGACGAACTGGTCGAAAAATACGCCCACCCCGAATATAAAAAGGGCTTGGAGCTCGATCCGACGATCTGGTATCCGATCACGCGCAACGGCAAGAAAATGGCGCTGCCGATTCTCGACTACGCCTACAACGACAACCACGTGCTGTGGATCCGGGAAGACTGGCTCAAAAAACTGAACCTGAAGGCGCCCGAGACAATCGACGAAATGGAAAAAGTGATGGACGCCTTCGTCAACGGCGACCCGGACGGCAACGGCAAAAAGGACACGTGGGGTCTGGCCGTCGGTTTCAAGAACGGCTTCAACAACTGGATGACCGACATCGGTTTTCTGTTCGGCGCCTACGGTACGATGCCGGGGCAATGGAACTTGGTGAACGGCAAGTTGGAACACGGCTCGATCAATCCGGCCGCCAAACAGGCGCTGGCGACGCTCCGCAGATGGATGGAAAAAGGGTATATTCCGCAGGACGCCGCAATGAAAGACGAAGTGCAGGGCGCGGAATATTTCACGAGCGGACGCGCGGGCATGATCGTCGGCCGCAACTGGCTGCCGGCCTGGCCGTTCGGCGACCTCGAGAAAAACGTGCCGACCGCCGAATACAAGGCGTACCCGCTGCCGGCCGGACCCGACGGCAAACGCGGCGCCGCGGGCGGCAACCCGCCGGTCAACGGCTATCTGTTCATCAACAAGGACGCGAAACATCCGGAAGCCGTGCTGCTGTATTACAACTGGTTCTTTGAAAACACGGCGAACCCGAAGCCGGGCAGCGAATTCGAATACGGTTTCGCCAAAGGTTACGACTACGCGATCGCGCCGGACGGCACCGTCATCCGGTCCAATACGGAGGCGAAAAAATATCCCGAGCTGTTCCCCGGCGTCGATCTGAACAACTCGCTGCCGAACCCGCTGTTCTACACGATCACGTACGAAGGCGCGCGTATTCCGACGTTGTACGCCGACGCGCTCGTCAAAGTCGCAAACGGCGGCAAGCCGGAGACGCCGTACGAAAAGGCGGAAATCGCCAGCCGCAAGCCGCAGAACATTTACGCAATGAAAGTCGTCATGGATTATAAGGACGCCGTCTACAAAAACTATTACACCGGTCCGATCACCGACACGATGGCGAGCAAGAACGAGCTGCTCAACAAGCTGCTCAACGAAACCTACAACAAGATCATCTACGGCCAGGCGCCGCTTGAGGCGTTCGACACGATGGTGCAGAACTGGCTCAAGTCCGGCGGCGAGCAGATCACGAAAGAAGTCAACGACTGGTACGCGAAAGTGAGCCAGCGCTGA
- a CDS encoding ABC transporter permease — translation MYYRTSGYRLFEAINYALLTVVSLSCLLPFVHILAVSFSGSAAANANLVGLVPIDFNWEAYRKTIGNPNFINALVVGVERTLLGTAVSMTVMTLAAYALSKDAHGFSSRVAYAWFFVFTMLFNGGIVPMYMLIRGIGLMNSIWALVLPVAVNVFNMVLLMNFFRTVPRELEEAALIDGSGHFRTLATIYLPVSLPAVATITLFTMVFHWNSWFDGLLYISDYRKYPLSTFLQTIIVQQDFNKVDLDVNELKNISQRTVKAAQIFIGTLPILLVYPFLQKYFVKGIVLGAVKE, via the coding sequence ATGTACTACCGCACTTCCGGATACCGGCTGTTCGAGGCGATCAACTACGCGTTGCTGACGGTCGTCAGCCTATCGTGCCTGCTGCCGTTCGTTCACATTCTCGCGGTCAGTTTCAGCGGCAGCGCAGCGGCGAACGCCAACCTCGTCGGCCTCGTGCCGATCGATTTCAACTGGGAAGCGTATCGCAAAACGATCGGCAACCCCAATTTCATCAATGCGCTGGTCGTCGGCGTCGAGCGGACGCTGCTCGGCACCGCGGTGTCGATGACGGTGATGACGCTGGCGGCGTATGCGCTGTCGAAGGACGCACACGGCTTTTCCAGCCGCGTGGCGTACGCGTGGTTTTTCGTGTTCACGATGCTGTTTAACGGCGGCATCGTGCCGATGTACATGCTGATCCGCGGCATCGGCCTCATGAACTCCATTTGGGCGCTCGTGCTCCCGGTCGCGGTCAACGTCTTCAACATGGTACTCTTGATGAACTTTTTCCGCACCGTGCCGCGCGAATTGGAAGAAGCGGCGCTCATCGACGGCAGCGGCCATTTCCGCACGCTGGCGACGATTTACCTGCCCGTCTCGCTGCCCGCCGTCGCGACGATCACGCTCTTCACGATGGTGTTCCACTGGAACTCGTGGTTCGACGGACTGCTGTATATTTCGGATTATCGGAAGTACCCGCTGTCGACGTTTTTGCAGACGATCATCGTCCAGCAAGATTTCAACAAGGTCGACTTGGACGTCAACGAGCTGAAAAATATTTCCCAGCGCACGGTGAAGGCCGCGCAGATCTTCATCGGTACGCTGCCGATTTTGCTCGTCTATCCTTTTCTTCAGAAATATTTCGTCAAAGGCATCGTGCTCGGCGCCGTCAAGGAGTGA
- a CDS encoding protein lplB: MLWPACALTLVFAYVPMAGLVMAFQDFKPAKGIWHSPFVGLKHFEFMFDYPDSRQVIINTLVISVLKIAFGLLVPFVFALLLNEVRRILFKRVVQTIVYLPHFISWVILGGILTDMLGTEGIVNRTLKQLGLKPVFWLGDGDWFRFTVVVSDIWQNFGFNAIVFLAALAGVNPSLYEAAEVDGAGRWKQTLYITIPAMLPIAVVVGTLSLGNILNAGFDQIFNLYNPLVYDKGDIIDTFVYRTAILNSQYSFGTAVGMFKSVIGLILIVAAYRLAYRYAGYKIF; this comes from the coding sequence ATGTTGTGGCCGGCCTGCGCGCTGACGCTCGTGTTTGCCTACGTACCGATGGCCGGGCTCGTCATGGCGTTTCAAGATTTCAAGCCGGCCAAAGGCATCTGGCACTCGCCGTTCGTCGGACTGAAGCATTTCGAATTCATGTTCGACTATCCGGACAGCCGGCAGGTCATCATCAACACGCTGGTCATTTCCGTGCTGAAAATCGCGTTCGGTCTGCTCGTGCCGTTCGTTTTCGCCCTGCTGTTGAACGAGGTGCGGCGGATACTGTTCAAGCGGGTCGTGCAGACGATCGTTTATTTGCCGCATTTCATTTCGTGGGTCATTCTCGGCGGCATCTTGACCGACATGCTCGGCACGGAGGGCATCGTCAACCGAACGCTGAAACAGCTCGGCTTAAAACCGGTGTTCTGGCTCGGCGACGGCGACTGGTTCCGGTTTACGGTCGTCGTCAGCGACATCTGGCAAAATTTCGGCTTCAACGCGATCGTGTTTCTTGCGGCGCTGGCCGGCGTCAATCCTTCGCTGTACGAGGCGGCGGAAGTCGATGGCGCCGGGCGGTGGAAACAGACGCTTTACATCACGATTCCCGCGATGCTGCCGATCGCGGTCGTCGTCGGGACGCTTTCGCTCGGCAACATTTTGAACGCCGGGTTCGACCAGATTTTCAATCTGTACAATCCGCTCGTCTACGACAAGGGCGACATCATCGACACGTTCGTGTACCGGACGGCGATTCTGAACAGCCAATACAGTTTCGGAACGGCGGTCGGCATGTTCAAGTCGGTCATCGGTCTTATCCTGATCGTCGCCGCCTACCGTCTCGCCTACCGGTACGCGGGCTACAAAATTTTCTGA
- a CDS encoding sugar ABC transporter permease, which translates to MSAVTRRAFGNAAAYLFLSLTFVVSVFPFYWMFVLATRTTADTNRFPPVVVPGGRFAENVGRVFENIDFFRALANTVVVATVDTAATLFFSSLAAFALACLRFRGRQVIFWFIVGTMMLPNALGVVPLYLLMTKLGWVNSLKAVIVPGLVSAFGVFWMKQYAEQAVHPELIESARMDGCGNFATYARIVLPLVAPGLATLGLLSFMFCWNDFVWPLIVLKDDAVITIQIALRKLVSVYYRDNAMIMAGTFLATLPLLVAFLLFNRHIVAGATEGAVKG; encoded by the coding sequence ATGTCCGCGGTAACGCGCCGGGCGTTCGGAAACGCCGCGGCTTACCTGTTTCTTTCGCTGACGTTCGTCGTGTCCGTCTTTCCATTTTATTGGATGTTCGTGCTCGCCACGCGCACGACCGCCGACACGAACCGGTTCCCGCCGGTCGTCGTGCCCGGCGGCCGGTTCGCCGAAAACGTCGGCCGCGTATTCGAAAACATCGACTTTTTCCGCGCGCTCGCCAACACCGTCGTCGTCGCGACGGTCGACACGGCGGCGACGCTGTTTTTCTCGTCGCTGGCGGCGTTCGCGCTCGCCTGCCTGCGTTTTCGCGGACGGCAGGTTATCTTCTGGTTCATCGTCGGCACGATGATGTTGCCGAACGCGCTCGGCGTCGTGCCGCTCTACCTGCTGATGACGAAGCTCGGGTGGGTCAACTCGCTGAAAGCCGTCATTGTGCCCGGACTCGTCAGCGCGTTCGGCGTTTTCTGGATGAAACAGTACGCCGAACAGGCCGTCCACCCGGAATTGATCGAGTCGGCACGCATGGACGGATGCGGCAACTTCGCGACGTACGCGCGCATCGTCCTGCCGCTCGTCGCCCCGGGGCTCGCGACGCTCGGCCTTCTGTCGTTCATGTTCTGCTGGAACGACTTCGTCTGGCCGCTCATCGTGCTCAAGGACGACGCCGTCATCACGATCCAGATCGCGCTGCGCAAGCTGGTATCCGTCTATTATCGCGACAACGCGATGATCATGGCCGGCACGTTTCTGGCGACACTGCCGCTTCTCGTCGCCTTTCTGCTGTTTAACCGGCACATCGTCGCCGGCGCGACGGAAGGCGCCGTCAAGGGGTGA